TGGAGATACAGTGGTCCAAAAGAAAATGACTCCTCTGAATATTACAAATGTACTACAACCTTGGATCAACNNNNNNNNNNNNNNNNNNNNNNNNNNNNNNNNNNNNNNNNNNNNNNNNNNNNNNNNNNNNNNNNNNNNNNNNNNNNNNNNNNNNNNNNNNNNNNNNNNNNNNNNNTTTTTAATTTTCTAGTTTGGGCCCTccccttgatttttttttcttttttttgcctCCTCTGAAGTTATATTTTCATGTTGCTCCCCTTCAAATAAAACCTCTAGCTCCGCCCTGCTTGGATCTCAGGTAAAATATTTGTTTGGCTTTTCCAATCCATGATTTGAGTGTTGTTTGCAAGTTGGGATTTTATATAGAAAAACGGAAAAGCGGCAGAGCTTGAAGAATAAAGTGGACTCACAATTGCTCTTCAAGAGTNNNNNNNNNNNNNNNNNNNNNNNNNNNNTCTTCAAGAgtaaaaaatcttttcaaaaaaaaaaaaaaaaacttttcttccctttcttctctTGTAAAACCTCAACTTACAAACACATCAAATATAGGGGAATCTGATCTTACTTCTTAGTGCTAGTTTGATATAGTTTGTTGttcaaatgaaaaataataagaaaaagaactaaacaAATCATTGAATAGCATAATCCCAATCAATCATTAAACTTCACCAAAAATCAATGCACTATTCACATGTATGGGAGAACTTATCAGTTATCACAAGCATTGaaaaagaagaaccaaaaggaaaaagtGATCACAAGAGAAGAACATTGAAACCAGTATATAGTTGCTCCAAATGAAAGCTAGCTATCACTGCAAGGTCatcatcttcttgttcttcttcatgTATTCGTCATGTACGATAGTGGCAGGTGAAGGATAAAAAATGGGGTAGTTGGAAAGTGGGTTCTTGAGGGTGACGTAGGCCTTCTTATAATCGGGTCTGTTTCCAACCAAGGATTCACCTTTTGCAAGCCAAACACGCTTCGTTTTGCCCTTCATGTTCAAAGTTCGCACCTTTTGAACCTCCAAGCCGTAGAAAGATTGGAGCAACTGCTTAATTTCGAGCTTCGTAGCTGAAGGGACCGTCTTGAACGCAATTTCGTGGACGTTGTTGGTGTTGTTTGAGGAAGTGGGTATAAGAGGAATCAGAGGAATGTTTAGAACATGTGCCATGATTTCTTTTTCGATTTAACCCTTCGGTTCCGTTGCCGATAATCCCAATATGCCTCTATAATTCAATTCCAACTCCAACTGCGCGCTTTCCTTAAATCCCTGCTTAAAACCTTCTTCCACTTACCAGTTACCTTGTACCTCCTCATAATGCTGAATGATGCGGGCCCGATCACATGATTTGTTGGGAAACAGGGCCTAAgcctagaagaaaaaaaacGCAAATACATTATTTCTTTCGGAGCATCGTAGCCCCTCTGCTGTCATTTATTCCCTTGTGGCATTTTTTTAATCCGGTAGTTTTCGGCCCGGGCCCGGTTTGCAGAACTGAGTCCGGATTACGGAGTTGGCCATGTAATGTACCCAAAAAATTGCATGGAGTAGGCTCCTCCATGATGAAGCAGCTTGTGTAGCTCAGAAGATTCTATTTGATACAGTAACAAACTCTTTATATAATTGTCCactgatatttattttttttttataattattcaaatactaaatataaaaaataattatttttagtaatattaTGATACGTCACTAGGAACAcggataaaattatttatacagAGTACATTAACTTCTTATTCTTTACCTTGTTTTTGTTATATAAACCTTAGTCCTTAATGACTCATTGGCATTTGGCAATCCCTTACTTCCTTTGCTTACAAACCTCTTCACTGAAACCTATGTAGTATGTCAAGTCATTGGATTTTAATAGGGCTGAATGACAGTTGATGGAGGAAAACATTCAGCTATCACAACTCACAAGAACATATTAAAACTTTGGATCAGTCCGTCCTTATTGTCCATGCATTGCAGCACCATGACAAGAATTATAATATTTCTGTTTCACTTGGGGAAAAtaattaaacagtaaattattTCTCCGTAGTTTTCTTAATCAAGATTCATGAAAGGTAACATAGGCAttggttttcactttttctaTGAATATATATCGAACAGGTGACCACAccgtcaaaaaaaaaaaaagaagaagaagaagaaaaatattgaaCAGGTGACCAAAATGATTCCCTCATTCAAGAAAGTTCAGGGATATTTAAAGAAGAGAGCTCTGTATTACATAGTAATTCTACTTGAGACCGAGACGGCCTTCAAAAGAATGTTTGCCTTCTATAATTTACAATATGCTTACAGATATTCTGGAATAACAACATAGTGTAAGTGGGGGAATTAGTAAATAACTTTCCCAAACTCTGGTGGTCAGATTTTATGATTCCTTCTTCTTAATCTTAATCTGGTACGGGTATTTCTGGTATATTGAGATACTACTAACCACTATTGGAAGAGCCACAAGGCAATACATTGAAGGTGGTTCTCCTTCGAATAAGAACTGTAGCAATGCTGTGACAAGTAAAGCAGAAACGATGACAAAACCCTGCAACCACATTGAATTAATGCCGTCATTACTAACCTTTGAACAAAAAAGACAATATATGAAGAGTTTCATCCTAATATATTCCAGCCTATCCTTTGCAAAATTCTCATCATGTTCAGCAAATCCAAAGTTCATCGACAAGTTTTTGTTGCTAAAGTAGCAATTACTCAGTTAATTACAATAGTTCTGTGCGTTTACTGCCTCTACCTATCCACCAATAGCAGTATAAAAGTATCGTAATGTATTAATGTTGCAAAGTAATGACAATGACCAAGTACCATCTAATCACTATGTCAAACTTACCTTTCTAACACCACCAGCATGACTTGTAACTAAACCAACGAGAATTCCACCAACGGCATTGAAAATTACTGGTAtctgataaataataaaaaaaaatgttaactctttttttttcccctttttaaaGTTGTTACacatcaataataaaaaaatgttactcCCAAAATGTTACAATCACCTTACATATTGAGTAATTGCTTGgaataagaaactaaaaaattcAACTTATGAATGCGCAAGTGCAATTATACTAAATACAGTAAAACAAAAGATTAGTCATCCAATAgaatcataaaataaataaataaatattttcccAAGCATAAAGATGTATGAATATCATATCTTGTTCACAACTGATCAAGGCATTCAATAAGCAGCTGGGGAGTGGGGACATGCAGTACAATCAACAGTCAAGGGGATATTTTGGATTTCTCTATCTTTTTTGATATGAAATTCTAAGTATTGTAAGACAAAAGTCACTTATCAGTAAGAACATTACCAGGGTTAGAGGAGTCCAAGCATAAAAGAACCCATGTTGTCTTATAGCTTCCCCATCTGGAGATTTCAAAGTACTGGCAAGCAGACATAGACTCCCAACAATGGACATTTCTATTGTCATCAAATATGATGAGTGCTTCTTGACCTGTAATGCAAGGAATAGAAAGGATTAATATAAATATTCGTTAATGTAGGAAACTGAAGTcaggaaagaaaattgaaattatggGTGACCTGAGATGCCCATTGACACAAGGCAGAAGCTAGTCCAGATAGCACTGAAGCAACCAATACAGGAACAATTccataaaacaaaatttgatcTGCATGCCCACCAGTAGAGTCTTTGCTAGAGCCTTCGCGAATGCTTAGAAGAACTGCTGCAACTATTAACAAGAACAAGGCCCCAATTTGCTGAATTGATTGTTTTTGCCTGTACCACCCAATAATCAGATACCTCATACaccataaacattttttttattgtattcgATAAAACACCATAAAAATTTATCTAGAATTCTAGGGTGAAAGCCATAAAATAAATCTGACACAGAAGTATTGAACATGATATCAGTACTTCGGTAGGGTGGTGCTTCCATATAAGTTAAAACAAAAACCCCCGGATTCAGTAAATgtttttaatcttaaaagtaTTGCAGTGAGAATATCATTGATCTGCTTCAACAGTTCTAATCATAAAACACAAACCAGGCAGATAGTAAGCAATTATGAATATTCACTAGGTATATATTTTACATAGCACTATATTTAGGCAGTCATTGATAGAGCAAATAATTCTAAATTTGAAGGCACATTAAGTATCGACTCAGCAGCTATTGAGTTAAACCACATACTTGACAGCATAGATAAAAGTGAGCATCTCTACTTATACATTTGAACAAGTGAGTTTTCTCAGACATAGCCCAAATATTAAGAATGGCAGGTAACTGCAGGAGCATACCTCAGTATTAAATAAGTAAAGATTGcagtgaaaaatattttggtcTGATTGAGTATTGAAAAAGTGAGTGAATCGAGATTCCTGTAAGAGATTTGCAACAAACTATTTTGCAGTGCATATATAGCTGCAGGAAGTCCTGATGCAGTCAATGCGCCAACCAATGTCCACTCTTTATATGCTCTTCTCAGACTACCTTCTTTTGCCATGAAAAATAAAGCACACACAACCTAAACAGAAGGTTAAAGAAATGAGTTTTTCCCCCAATAAGAGAACAAGGGAATAGTACCGGCTTTCTAAATCAAGACAGTTCAAGAGTTACCTTTGCAATCTCACATGTCAAAACAGATGAAGTCACAATAACCTCACGTCTGTGGGAAGAGGGGGAAAAAGTTAATAAGACATGCTTCACATGATCATTTTCAACTAAGTTGTTAACGAATTAGTTAATGCACAAGGAAATTTATGgataaagatattaaaatcaataatacaCAATCAGAAGCACTAACAATTTAAGAAGATTATTTTCCCAACCGAATAATATATATCAGAATTGAATCATAAGAATAAATCCTGCGAGCAAGTAAAATatttaagttaaataatattGGATCCCCGCTTCTGGACAGAAACCATGCTTTTGGACCTAAGAGGACTTCCATGTTCTAGCGTTTagcatcaataaaaatacaaacagaTACAATACAAAAGGGGTCTCAACTTCTAAAACCCATAAGAacatttttcttctaatttataCTAACTCAACAATTGCAATTCCTTTAATGTAGATCCTTCTGTCACAAGAATCGACTTCCCTGTGTTATTTCCGAGAATTCTCAAAATAAACGGTTAGCGATGGTAACTTCGATTAATTAAAGGCGCGTCGTCGTAGCGGCAAAAAATTGAGACGAAAttgaaaaaactataaaaaatgaaaattgatGAACGCAGATCAAAGGAACCTGATGAAACGTTTGGAGATCAAAGGCTGTGCACCGTACTGGAGAGTGAGAAGGAGGGAATAGAAGAGAACTCTGCCATTCATGGCTTGCGAAGATTGGGTGGACTTTGGCGCCATTTTGACTTAGATGTCCCCAGTTCCAAATATCTTCAAAGTTTGAGAATCGTTTGCGGCNNNTCGTTTGCGGCTGCCCTATGCGGTGCCCAGAAAACGACATCGTTTTCCAGTCTACCGGGTTGGGGTAGGTGAAGGGAGAATTGCCGTACAGACGAATTCTCCCTTATGCGGTAACGGGTCTGCCTTCCGTCAAAAGGTCCAGATTAAAAAAAGGAAGACGCCGTTGAAAGATTATTTATAGggtgtaaaagaaaaaataaaatgtcaGGTAGTCACTTCAGCTGAAATTAATAGGgagaattattaaataatttaattgatttaattaaattttttatttaataaattttaattattaattttatataaaattgattgtatttgagtttttaataaaaaaaattattattcagTGAAAATTGACTATATGTATAAATAGTGAAAATAATTGATTACagacaaatttttttctttatttaatagcTTTTCCGTAATGTGAAATAATAATTTACAGGAAAatgttatatgtatattatatgcTTTTCTTGTATGGatttctaaaaaatactttccTTGGacaggattttttatttaaataaatattttatttattaaaataaataattataaaaattattataaaaatatgtattttaatcttattttattataaactgtacatttcaaataatttaaaatcatctattttttctattatttgaaacgttttatttttaagaatttagtccaatttaaattattaatatttttattatttttaaaaattatatttctacaTTGACAAATACACATCtcgtttacattgtaaacgagataattaTGAGTGTATCGTGTAAACTAGATAAatgtattttttcaaatttcacaTATCTGATCTGCAGTGTAAACGAAATACACTAATAAGACTGGAAAacgtattttaataataattttNNNNNNNAAAAATCTTCCTTGCatacctttttttttcattaaaaataatcgataaaaaatttattttataccataaaaaactatataaaaaatatgtacaacAAATAGTGtaaattatgatttttaaaatcaaaccaaattAACGATTCAATTGGTTAATTaaaaatcagccactaaaatCGATctgatttataaaaaaataagactTTTACTAGGGAGataataaaatatgtataaaatgATTATAATGGACTATTTATTAGgctcaatttaaattaaaagagtaaattaacCCTCaataaccctaatttctaatgGCTGTTTAATTTACCCCACCACCAATTTACTCctattttgaatttctcccccaATTACCCAATCCTTTTGGTTCTCACGGTTTGTCTCCCCCACCAAAAACCCTCCCAGTCGCTGCACAGACCCTTATCGATGCAGAACCGCGTGCGCCGGAAGCTGTAACCCCGGAAGGCGACCTGTCCTCGCGAGCGTCCTTCATCGCTACTCTCAAGTCCCTCACCCTGTTGCCGTTGCACATCTCACCGTCACTGCAGCCCAGCTCCTGCGCGCTACGCCTCCGACCGAATTGCAGCCAAGTGAGTCGTCACCGCTGAACCGATTAGCTGCACTATTCTCCTCGCGCGGAAGCCGTCGTCTCCAGCATACCCGTTGCACTGGTGGTAGCCGAGCATCCGATCCTGGAAGATTAGCCGCCTACTCGTCTACCATTCACCGGGACCACAACGAACATCATCGCCGGCAGTAGGCTATCCATCCAAGGTAAGTGGGTTGAGTTGTTCATTTTTTGATTCGTAATCGTTGTTGCATGTTGTACTATTGACAGATTTTGCTGCTGATATGAGTGATTATACATATTGAGAAAGCATTAGGTTCAATTTTAGTATCCTAGAGCATGTAGAATATGATGTTGGTTGAGATTATTGCAATTTATGATGATTTAACTTTAGCGCAGGAATGGTCGAAAAACTTTAGTGATATTGTATATATagcaattaaattttttttttccgcCCCGTGCAGGAATACAACAATTTGATAGTTACTTTAGTAAGGTATTGGATGGTAAGTCttgcaagttttttttttttagtttcaattttgCATGCACAACAATTTCCAATTCTTCTTATATTGCCTTTGTTATTCTAGCCAAAGAATTACCCGAACCTTTTATTATTGGtgtgtaattaaaattaaataattttcttatCAGGCTCGGACCACTAGATTTTCACACCCCAAATGCCAAATTGCATTAAGGGGACTCTAACAAGGAAATATCTGCTATCTGGATATAAAGACACTGTCGAGGGTCTTGAGGTGCATCATTATGTCCTGCTGTTTTGTTCAAACCAAATttgattatgtttttattttttaatttttactcaTGGTCCCAGCTGCATGAGTAGAAAAAGTATACAATATTCACTATTTTTTGTGTGTGCCTCAGGAAGCTAGAGAAATCGCACTAGCCCAGGTTCAAAGTTTTAACAAGACAGACGTCCTTAATTGCAATGAGGTCAATCCCTTTCCTCTAGTGTTCATTATATATTCATTTTCACTCCGTTTGTTTTGGTTTCTATGAATTTGCATCACAATGTCCACTTTCTAATTTTTGTATTCATTCTTTCATTTGAAGCCTTTTTATATTCAGGTTAACTCAtgtatcttttatctttattccaATCTATTAAAAAAGAGGTTAGGGCCATCACTGAATCTCGTGCTCATTAGAGAAAGtaaaccttaactgtttcttTTTTGCATTTTATCATTGGTAAACATTCTTCTTTATTATGTGATTGAATGGTTGGTCTTAATCATAGATATTGGGCATATTTAATTGGTGGTTACATCAGTATGTAATCGGGCCATTGATTTTAATAGATGATGTTAATATATACAGGAAAATTGGGAGAATTTATTTCAATGACTGTGAGtactattttgatattattatgTTGAAGGCTTCTTCGAAaacatctaatttttttatttttttcttttagtttttgccTGATTTGTGTTTGTTCAGTAAACATTTTCGTTCTAGAATACACCTAAAATGGATAGCTAATTTGTGCTTTATTTATTGGCATGACCTTTTCTGgaggaaaaaaattgatttctggGTCTGCCAAGTTGTTGCATTGTGTGAAAGTAGTTCACACGGATGATTGATATGGTTGTAATTGACGGCTTTGCTGCTTCTCTTGGTTTGTTAATAATTTTCGTAAGCATTTTGGATGGTCGCTTTAGTAGGGTATTGGTTGGTTGGTGTATCTGATAGAACTTGCGCTTATTTATTTGGATCGTTACTTAAATATGTGGTTGGACAGTTGGTCTTCGTAGTTAATGATCCGTTTTCatgaattagttttttttatcttaattataGATGGTTATTATAGGAATATTTGGAGGTTTGATCTTGATAAATCTTTCGAAGCATattagaaattagaaaaaaGCTAGAATCTTCAAcgcaaataatttattttctgcCTCGATACATCAGTATTATATTACGATGTCATCTCGATCCAATAATTAAAGTTACATCAATTGAAATGTAATATTATGCTATTATTTACGTTATTTGACTGCAGGTTACCTGTTTCTTTTGTAAAAAGTTAAATACATAGAATTAAGGGGGACTATTGCGTGAGTAAATTATCACGGTGCTCCAACAAACCATTTTTTACACCGGCCGAACACAAACTCATATGGGTAAAAAGGTATCACATTGTTTACATTATTAAAAGGACGTATTTGGTTATATTTTTTGACTTTATTCTGATCCTATTTTTTCTTCAACAGAAATTAGTCGAGACGCGATGCTCACCTTGCTACATTAACAACTTGTTTACCCACTTGGAACAACATAATGAGCATGCTAAGTTGGCCGAGATTGAGGCCATTGGTTTTGATTTTTTGCAGCGGGTACCGCAATGGCATGTGAAGCAGAGCATCATGCTCCAACTAGCTAGGACTTATGACGTGGAGTCAAATACTCTCAGGGTCGACGCAGGGGACATTTGAATTACCGCCGAATTGATCAGCAATGTATTCGGCATACCTTCTCGAGGTTAGTCAAAGTTATGTAACATGTAAAAATTCTTATGCgtggtttttgtttttccattgttGACACTGACTGATTGTTGTACACTGCTTTACTAATGCAGGGGACCCAATTCCGGAACTGTAGAAAAAAAATGCATCGCATTTGGCAATTAAGAGAGAGTTTCAGAAGAAAACTACAACACAACTGCGGGACTTTGTCAGACTTTGTCTTTGTCTGTCCAATGGAGACCGAGCAACAGAGGATGACCTTTAGACGATACTTTATCCTGGTGGTTTTGAAGATGTTTCTTAGCCCCACAAGCCAATAGACTATTTCTCCGTGGCACCTCCCTCTGATATTGGATGTCTCGAACCCAAGAAGATTCCACTGGCCGTATCAGATATTAAAGTGGTTGCGAGATGCGATAAGGATATTCCAAGATCAAAACCGGAAAACATGCGGCATGTGCATGTTCGTGTTGCTGGTATTGCAACTAAATttcctaaattttaaaaacatgtatATGTTTTGTACTTTCAGCGCTTAAAGCATGGTTCGTTGCATGCATGTCAAGTACCCGAGCCTTGGATTGTTGAATGGACCACTAATGAACTTGATAAGAAGGTCGATCATGTTATCTCACAGGTTCAATCTCTAATAATCTCATTTTTATAATAATCAAACTGAATACAAATGCCATTAGAGGTTCACGTTGATTTTTTTCAATCTTTGTTGTCCCGTATTGAGCACACAGGGTTGCATAGCCGACAATGCAAGGAAAGGGAAAAAACAGAAGAAAGAGTCTAATAGTAAAGcaataaacaaaaaaggaagGTGTAAAAGGCCCGCAAGGACCCTGACCAATCGCCGTCTACCCAGGGCAAGATTACATCTCAACAAAGCTATAAGGATGAGGATAAGTTTATCTGTGATAAAGCAAATTACCTTATCCG
The genomic region above belongs to Arachis duranensis cultivar V14167 chromosome 3, aradu.V14167.gnm2.J7QH, whole genome shotgun sequence and contains:
- the LOC107481543 gene encoding uncharacterized protein LOC107481543, with translation MAHVLNIPLIPLIPTSSNNTNNVHEIAFKTVPSATKLEIKQLLQSFYGLEVQKVRTLNMKGKTKRVWLAKGESLVGNRPDYKKAYVTLKNPLSNYPIFYPSPATIVHDEYMKKNKKMMTLQ
- the LOC107481801 gene encoding UDP-N-acetylglucosamine transporter ROCK1 → MAPKSTQSSQAMNGRVLFYSLLLTLQYGAQPLISKRFIRREVIVTSSVLTCEIAKVVCALFFMAKEGSLRRAYKEWTLVGALTASGLPAAIYALQNSLLQISYRNLDSLTFSILNQTKIFFTAIFTYLILRQKQSIQQIGALFLLIVAAVLLSIREGSSKDSTGGHADQILFYGIVPVLVASVLSGLASALCQWASQVKKHSSYLMTIEMSIVGSLCLLASTLKSPDGEAIRQHGFFYAWTPLTLIPVIFNAVGGILVGLVTSHAGGVRKGFVIVSALLVTALLQFLFEGEPPSMYCLVALPIVVSSISIYQKYPYQIKIKKKES